GTGCCCTTTTCAAAACCCTATTTCAGTTCTGGGAGGTCATCAGTGATGAGCATGGCATCGACCCCACTGGCAGCTACCATGGTGACAGTGACTTGCAGCTAGAAAGGATCAACGTTTATTACAATGAAGCTGCTGGTAATTATACACCACTTATTTCTTCAGACCTTCATAATTTTACTAAGTAAGCCAAAATAAGTCAGGTGTATCGATGTACAGTTCATTATTGTTGGGACACTACTGTAAAGGAATTTGCTATTGACCCTTTGTTAAAGGACACTGAGTCTTTCCAAGATGGCTCTACTTAATACTCTTTCCCTTCTGTCACTGCAGCAGTCTTTCCAGTGAGCTGTGTTGAGCCTGCTCAGAGCAAAGCAGCTTGCTGACTGCAAGTCAGTTATACTGGTTTTTGTTCCTTTTACAGGTAACAAGTATGTACCCCGTGCAATCCTTGTTGATTTGGAGCCTGGTACAATGGACTCTGTCAGATCTGGACCATTTGGCCAAATCTTCAGACCTGACAACTTTGTCTTTGGTATGTAACATTATGTATAGCTGCAGCTGCAGTAGTCTTTGGCTCCTGTGTTGAGACAATGAATCTGAAACATCCCTGTAGAGCTGCTGATATTAATGTCTCTTACTGCATACATTCAGTGTGCCCTCTGTTTTTGGGTTGTTTGCATGAAACTTAAATGGAATAATTTAGCTTTTAACTTGTGGACTTGTAAAGTCCAAATACAAATGGAATCACAGTATACACAATAGTCCATTAATTGTAGTAAATCGATATAGCTTGGTAAAACTATTCCCCTTTGTCCATAAATTAGGATTTAATAGCATTTGTGCCTTGTACACCATATCCTAAACAGAGTATGTGAAACTAAACTGGTGACTAAATCAGCATATTCCATTCCACCTTCCAGGTCAGAGTGGTGCTGGAAACAACTGGGCAAAAGGCCACTACACAGAGGGAGCTGAGCTAGTGGACTCTGTCCTGGATGTGGTAAGGAAGGAATCAGAAAGCTGTGACTGTCTACAGGGTTTCCAGCTGACCCATTCTCTAGGTGGTGGCACAGGGTCTGGAATGGGAACTCTCCTCATCAGCAAAATTAGGGAGGAGTACCCGGACCGTATCATGAACACCTTCAGTGTAATGCCATCTCCGAAAGTGTCAGACACTGTGGTTGAACCCTACAATGCCACCCTTTCTGTCCACCAGttggtggaaaatacagatgaaaCCTACTGTATTGACAATGAAGCCTTGTATGACATTTGCTTCCGCACGCTGAAACTCACAACCCCTACCTATGGGGACCTCAACCACCTGGTCTCCATCACTATGAGCGGTGTGACGACCTGCCTCCGATTTCCCGGACAGCTGAATGCTGATCTCCGCAAGCTGGCAGTCAATATGGTGCCTTTCCCCCGTCTGCACTTCTTCATGCCAGGGTTTGCCCCGCTAACTAGCCGTGGCAGCCAGCAGTACCGGGCTCTGACGGTGCCAGAGCTAACGCAGCAGATGTTTGATTCTAAGAACATGATGGCAGCCTGTGATCCCCGCCAT
The Natator depressus isolate rNatDep1 chromosome 2, rNatDep2.hap1, whole genome shotgun sequence DNA segment above includes these coding regions:
- the LOC141982657 gene encoding tubulin beta-1 chain-like — encoded protein: MREIVHIQAGQCGNQIGAKFWEVISDEHGIDPTGSYHGDSDLQLERINVYYNEAAGNKYVPRAILVDLEPGTMDSVRSGPFGQIFRPDNFVFGQSGAGNNWAKGHYTEGAELVDSVLDVVRKESESCDCLQGFQLTHSLGGGTGSGMGTLLISKIREEYPDRIMNTFSVMPSPKVSDTVVEPYNATLSVHQLVENTDETYCIDNEALYDICFRTLKLTTPTYGDLNHLVSITMSGVTTCLRFPGQLNADLRKLAVNMVPFPRLHFFMPGFAPLTSRGSQQYRALTVPELTQQMFDSKNMMAACDPRHGRYLTVAAIFRGRMSMKEVDEQMLNVQNKNSSYFVEWIPNNVKTAVCDIPPRGLKMSATFIGNSTAIQELFKRISEQFTAMFRRKAFLHWYTGEGMDEMEFTEAESNMNDLVSEYQQYQDATADEQGEFEEEGEEDEA